In the genome of Hyphomicrobium sp. ghe19, the window GATCGGGTACCACGAGCCGTCGCGGCCGGTGAGCGGGCCCCAATAGTCGGATGATGTGAATTTATACTCGATGAACACGGAGCCGGTCGGCAGCCGGAACTCGAGACCGAAGAGCGCCTGACCGGCGGGGCCGGTATATTGGTATTCGTAGGTTCGCGACGGGTCGGTCTTGGGAAAAATTTCGGAATGCGGGAACGAGAGCCCGGCTCCGGCGCCGACGTACGGCGAAACAATTCCGAGCGACGGCAGACGGATCATGGCATTGAGCGTCAGCATGTTGTGGCCATGCGTCCATTCAAGCTTTTTGAAATAGTCGCGCGGTTTCGCCGTGGGCGGCACCGGCTTGCCGTCAACGGTGCCTTCGAAATTCGCCTCCTGGTCGAGCGGCGCGTAGACCTTCGAGTGCGTGAAGTCGAGCATCGAGCCGAAGCGGCCCGTGAACCAACGCTGGAGGCGGACGCCGTAGTAAAGCGGGTTCTCGAAGGGCAGCGTGTACCATTCGACGTTCTTGATCGTGAGATCGGTGACGCCTTTCTTCACGAGGTGGAAGTCGCTCGGGTAGTGATAGGGCGCGCCGAGGTAGGCGCCGAAATCGGTTTCGCGTCCCGGGTGCAGCGCCGTCGACACGGGGACGCCATTCGATGCCCTGGACGAAGCGTTGCCGCGATCACTCGGTAACGTGGCCGCCATGACGAGGCACCCCATCGTGGCGACGGCTGCGGCGACCTCGAGCGTTCGTCTTATGCCGGATGAAATGCTTGGCGCTTGGGGCCACGAGACCGACACGAGGGGCGCGACGAGGCGTTCACGTGCGAGCATTCTGGAATTCCCCCCATTAGCCGCGCTGAAGCGGCTTTTATAGCGCCTGCTGGCTGCAGCCTTTATGCGCCTCCGCCCGGCGCTTGCAAGGCATCGAGCATGCGGTTTACTGCGGCAATCTGCGGCGCGTCACGCGTAAGATACTGCGGGCCCGTATAACCCCACCAATCCCAACAGCCTTGCGGGTTTATCGGAGAATTCGCGATTTGTGGAAAAAGCACGATGAACCGGTTCGTGTCCGCCCATCGCGCGAAGCCGGATTCCTTGACGAACGCATCGCCTACGGCCTCGCGATTCTGTGCGCAGCCGTGGAAGGCAATATGAACGCGGCAGCCGGCCGTGTCCTTGCACGACTTCGGGATGTAGACGACGCCCGTTTCGGCCAATCCTGCGCTGTCGTCGCTCGGGAAGAACGGGCGTTGATCGAAATCAATGAACTCGCCGCCGGGCGTCGCCGCGCGCGGCGCAAGGTTGCCGTAGATGTGCTTCAGCAGGGCGCCCGCCTGATCATAATTGCAATTGTCGATGTAAGGTGATGCCGAAACTCCGCAGGCGTTGCCTTCGTTGTCCGTGATGAAGGCGTGCCCCGCAGGCAGGTTCGAAACGAGATCGATGTTCGTTTGGGGCACACCGAGCTTTTCGTAGAACGCCGCTGCGTGGCGGACGATCGAGGGCGCGACGGTGCGGTCGGAGGTTCCGGTGAAGAGATAGACGCGATCATTCACGACATCGGCGATCGGATCGATCTCGCCTTTGTCGGCGCGCTCCTTGGCCTTCGCCGCGAGGTCTTGCGGGTCGGAAACGCCCCAGACGCCTAGGAGATCGAGCATGCAGCCGTTGACGGCTTTAGAAAGGTTGAGGATGGCAGTTCCCGCGCCCGGCATCGTGCCGGCGAAGACGCTTTCGGAGCAGCCGTAAGGGCCGCCTGCGATGATGGCGGCTCCGGCCACGCGTTTGGCGTGCGCCATTTGGAATTGTCCGGCCATGTAGGCGCCGGATGAAATGCCCGAGACGGACGTTTCATCGATTTTGGCGCCGAGCGCGGGAAGCGGCCGGTCGGATGCGGCCTTTTTCGCGGACTCGTTGCAGCCGCCGGAAGCCAGCGGAACGGCGGTCATTGCGACCATCAGCGCAAATTTTCGGATCGCGGCGCGGTGGCGTCTCATGGTCGGTTCGAATTCCAAAATGGGCGATGGAAGAGAATAAAACTCAGGAGGTAATGGCGTTGTAGCTGAGGGCCCAATCCGACCCGACGTACCAGCACTCTGCACTATCGGCCGCCTGCTTCCAAACGAGACTTTTTATGCCCTCCCATCCGCCCCTTTTGAGGCTCTGATACAAATTTCTGATTTCTTCTTCGCCGGGCGCCAGTGTCAGCCCTTCCGCAAAAACGAACGATACGGGGTAGGAGGATGCCGCCGCATAGCCTTCCTCCAGGCGCGTCGCCATTATTGTGACGCCGTTCAACGATCTGCCGTGCGACCGGGTCGTGCTGGGGACGCCGAGAGGAAAGATGAGGCGTCCGCCGGGCTTCAGATTTTCGATCCAAGGGTCGGCCGGGCGCGGGATCGCAAAATTCACATATACGATGTCGACTTCGTCTTTCGGCCAGTCGCAGCCGTTGCCATGGACGACGTCAACGTTACGGCGGCCGGAAAGATTTTCACGAGTTCTCGCGGCGCAATCGGCATCATATTCGACTGCGATGACGTGACCTTCGGGGCCGACAATCTCCGAAATGATGGCGGAGTAATATCCCGTGCCGGCGCCGATGTGAGCGACGCGATCGCCGGGACCCGCTGAAACTTCGTCGAGCCATCGGGCGTGAAGGGAAGGGCTGCCATTGTTGACGCCGCGCTCCTCGTCCAAGGCGATGACGACGTCCTGATAGACGAGAGCGGGATCGCCGTTATTGGCGTAGTTCTGGAGCGACCACGGCGTCAAAATATGCCACCGGCCGCGCCCGAGAAATTTTTCGCGAGGTACGTTGGCGAACGCGTCTTCGAGCCGTTGATTGTTCCATACGTCGGCGAGCGCCAGCATCTGGCGCGCGAAAACACGACGCAACTCGGCGAGTTCCATTGCAAGCTCCTGGCGAGGACCATTGCCAGTTCTCAGCCCACATGGGGCCACACAAAGACGGTGCTCGCCCGATGCCGGGCCTTGCGCGCGTATCCGTCTAAGCTGCCTATCTTAGTCTGATAAAGGCCCGGTCGGTACGGCCATTGGCGTCGATCACCGTGAGCTTGGCGAAGCCGGCGCCCGTGGGCTGCCATGCCGCTTCGCGCGTGTGCGCGTCCGATTGGATCGGCTTGCCGTCGACGAGCCAGGTGAGCGGCAGCGCGCCTCCGTCCGCCTTGAGCACAAGCGGTTCGCCGTCGAGATCGGTTTCGGCGATTTCGGACTGATCCGGCGGGAAAGAGATCAGCACGGGCGGTTGGAGGTATTTGCCGCCGGCCGGGTCGTCGCCCGGGTCGCGCCAGCGTTTGAGGGGCGCGGGCAGATCGGCGTTCGTTCCCCGAATGACATTGGCCGGTGCGCCCTGCAGGGGGACCCGGGAGCCGGGCACCCGCTCGAAGGCGTCGAAGAGGATCGGTGCGGCGGCGCTTCGGCCCATCAAACCCGGAATGCTCGAATTGTCCGGACGGCCGACCCACACGGCGATCACGTAGCGACCATCGTAGCCGATGGCCCAGGCGTCGCGATAGCCGTAGGACGTTCCGGTCTTGTAGGCGAAGCGGCCACCCTTGGCGTTGAGCGGGGGTGGGGCGTCTTTCAGAATGTCCGTCACATACCAGGCGGCCAGCGGCGACATCAAACGGTGGGCGTTGACGAGCGGCTTGACGTGCGTCGCCCCCCAGATCTTGCCGCGCTGATCGTAGCGATGCGTCAGCGTGATGCCATCGCCGCCGCGCGCGAGGCCGGCATAAAGAGCCGTCAATTCTTCAAGCGTCAGGCCTGTGCCGCCGAGGGCCATTGCGAGCGTCGGCTCGGACTTATCGGGAAAGCGTGCCGTCACTCCGGCACGGCGGAAGCGGCCGGCGAGCTTGCCAGGTCCGACGCGAGCAAGCACGCGCACTGCCGGTACGTTCAACGATTGCTCGAGCGCTTCGCGTATCGAGACGGTGCCGTGATAGCCTTCGTCGAAGTTCTTCGGTGAGTAGTTTCCGAAGCGGACGGGGCGATCTTCGATGAGCGTTTGCGGATGCGCGAGGCCCGCTTCGAAGGCGAGGCCGTAAATGAAGGGCTTCAGCGTCGAGCCCGGAGAGCGCACCGCCGTCGCCATATCGACGGCGCCGTGGCGCGTCCTGTCCATGTAATCGGCTGAGCCGACCTCGGCGAGGATTTCGCCCGTCTGGTGATCGGCGACGATGATGGCCGTAGAGACATTATCGCCGATCGTCCGCGCGTGTTCCACCGCGAGGCGTTCGAGGTTGCTCTGAAGATTGCGTTCGAGCGTCAGCTTGATGACGTTCTCAGTGGGATGCGCGGCGACCTCGGTCTCGGAAAGATGCGGCGCGAGCATCGGGAAGGCGAAACGAATGGACGGAATGCGTTCGGCTTTTGCCCTTTCTGCTTCCGCGACCGTGATGACATTCGCCGCGACCGCGCGTGTCAGTACGCGATCGCGGGCGCGGCGTGCGGCTTCCGGATTCCGGTCGAGACGGCGCATTTCCGGGGACTGCGGAAGGGCAACGAGCAGCGCGCACTCTCCGAGTGACAGGCGTCGCGGTTCCTTGCCGAAATAGGCGAGCGATGCGGCTCTGACGCCTTCGAGGTTGCCGCCGAACGGCGCCAGGCGAAGGTAGAGTTTCAAGATCTCGGTTTTCGATAGCGCGCGTTCGAGTTCGATGGCGCGCGCCATCTGGCGGAGCTTGCCGCCTGCGGTGCGCTCGTGCTTGCCGTCGAGGAGGCGTGCGACCTGCATCGTCAGCGTCGAGCCGCCCGAGACGAGACGGCCGTGGCGCATCATCTGGAGGACGGCGCGGGTGACGGCTTTCGGGTCCACGCCGTGGTGGGTGTAGAAGCGCTTGTCCTCAAACGCGAACAGCATCTTCAAGTAATGCTGATCGACATCTTTGGGATCGACCGGCAGCCGCCATTTTCCTTCCGTGGTGGTGAAGGCGCGCAGAAGGCGATCGTCGCGATCGATGACCGTTACGGATACGGCTTTTGCCTGTTCGAGCGGAAGCGGGCCGGCGTCGGCGAAAGCCTTCACGTAAAGGCCGTAGGCGCCCCCGGTGGCGATCATAAGCGTCAACGCGGCCGCAATTGCGAAGCGACGGATCGTGGATCGCTGAGATTCCCCTTCCCCAACGCGGGGAGGGGTTAGGGGTGGGGGGATCGTTCTCGTGTTGCTCCCGACCGTCGACCCCTCCCTGTCAAGGGGAGGGGAGAAGACGCGGAGGCGAAGAAAACCTGAGAGTTGCCGGAGCAGAGCGGATGATGTTGGGGGCACAACCTGCTCATCACCCCCGCTCCGGCCCTCCCCCTTTTGGGGGGAGGATTGGAACAACGTGGACTTGATGCGTTTCGCAAAGAGCCCCAGCCTCACGTCGGATTACTCCTTTGCCGAGACGGTGAGCTGACCCGCGGCCGAGCGCGCGTAACGCTCGGGGCGATACATGTCTTCGACGGTCGCCGCGGGGTGGACGAAGGTCCCGGGGTTCACGGCGCGGACGATGTAGGCGAGCGTTGCCGTCACGGCTTGCGGCTTTTTCTGCGCCGTGCCGTCAGGCAGCACGACCGATCCGTCGTCCCGCGTTTCGACCGAGTTCTGGTCAACGCCCTCGACCGAGCTGCCATTGTCGCCGTTCGAAGTATCGGACGATGTGCGCACGTTGGCAAAGTTGAATGCGGCTACGAAGCGATCGTCGCGGAACTCGGTATGCTCCGGGTCGGCCGTCGATTTCAGCCACGAGAGGCCAGCAATCGCGCCGCTGTCGACGAGATGCGGATTCTCGATCTCGAAACCGGCAGGCAGGCGGTCGACGACCATGACGCGGCCAGCCGGCTCGTCGGACGTGACCTTGACGGTGATGACGAAGCGATCGTTCTGCTTCACCTCGGTCTTGCCGCCGTTGAGGCTTGCGAGATCGACTTTCTTGCCGTCAAGCGCGTAGGCTTGACGTTCGATCTTGAAGCCCTTGGAGGCAGGCGGTTCCGGCGTCAGCGCGGCACCGATGACGGAGATCACGGCATCGACGGCGGTGTCGCCGTTGTTGGTGATCGTCAGAGTGCCGTCTTTCAGCTCGGCCGGTTTCAGGCCTTTCAGCAGCGGGCCGTTGACCGGCTTGCCATCGATCGACAGCGTCGTCGCTTTTACCTCGTCGTTCACGGCCTTCGCTGCGAGAAGCATCCATGCCTGTTCTTGCGTCGAGGTATAGCTGCGGGTCTCGTAGGCCTTGGCGATGACGGTCGCGAGTTTTGGCTGTGCGTCGCGGGCGATGCCGGTTTCGGCGGCGAGCGTCACGAGTGCGGCGCCGTCGCGGAGCGTCGAGCCGTAGTCGCTGCGGTAACCGGAATCCGGCTTATCCGGCATGGCCGCGAGAGCGGCTGCGAACACCCGCTCGGCGCGTTCCTTGTCGCCCATCATCGCCAGCGCGGCACCGACTTGCGCTTTTGCCAGCGGCGTGGAGAAGCGTTCGATGCGTTCGTCGGCGTAGTAGCGGAGGTCGCCGACTGGCGCGCGGCCGTTTCGAGCGAGGACGTAGAGCGCGTAGGCGCGATCTTCGCCGCCCTTCTCGAAGTCGGACGCGTAGGCGATGAAGTTCTGCAGTTTATCGAGGGCGCGATTGAAGCCCTCGCGCGGGACGTCGTATTTGGCTTCCTTAGCGCGCGTCAGGAAGTCCGTCACGTAGGCGGTCAGCCAGAGGTCGGTCGATGACGGACCCCACACGCCGAATGCCCCGGTCGAGTCCTGCATGTCGAAGACGCGGGCGATTGCGCCTTGCACACGTTCCTTTAGGGCTTTGTCCTCGGCAAGGCCGATTTGCGCTGCGAGCGCATTGGCGACGACGAGCGGCATCGCGCGCGACACCGTCTGCTCGGCGCAGCCGTAGGGATAGCGGTCGAGCTGAGCCAGAAGCGTCGGCACGTCGAGACGAGCGGCCGGGCCGACGGAGAGGTTGATGCGGGTCCGCGACGGGATCAGATCCTGCGCAAGGTCGCGCGTGACCTGCAACTTGCCGCCGGGTTTCAGCGATGAGATCGTCGTGCGTTTGATGTCGCGGGCTGGCGGTAGGACCTCGAACGTCATCTCGCGCTTGACGCGAATGTCGTTCGGGCCGGTAACGACAGCCTTGAGTGTCAGCGAACCGATATCGGCGGGTTTGAAGGCAATGCGCTGAAGCGTGCGTTCGCCGCCTTTCAGGTCCGCCGATTTGTCGGCAATCTCGGTGAGCGTTTCGTTGGTGTCGTCGCCATCCTTTTTGAAAAGCGCGAGCTTGTAGGCCGCAGCGGGTCCATCGACGTTGTGGATGCTGAAGCCGAGGTTCATCTCGTCTCCGAGCGTCATGAAGCGCGGCACGGCGACAGTCAGCGCCACCGCGTCCCGCACGATCAGATCGCCGGACCCGTGGCCGACCTTGTCCTTGCTCCAGGCGACGGCCATCACGCGGACGGTGCCGTTGAAGTCGGGAAGCTCGAAGTCGACGCTTGCGGTGCCGTCTTCCTTGACGCGAACGAGGCCGGAGAAGAGCGACACGACCGTTTCGACCGTCGGGTTGCCCTGGAGGGCTGCTCCGCCGTCGCCGCCAGAGCGCAGCTTGCCGCGATCGGCCCGCATGCCGTCGATCAGCTTGCCGTAGAAGTCGCGGATTTCGAACGACAGCTTCTGCTGCTCGGAGAAATATTTCTCCGGCGCCGGCGTTTCGTAACGCGTGAGGTTGAGGATGCCGAGATCGACGGCCGCCACGACGACGCGCGCGTCTTCACCAGGCGACAGACCTTCGACCTTTAGCGGCACCGTGAACGTGCTTCCGGATTTTACTTTTTCGGGAAGCGTCACGGCAACTTTCAGATGCTTGCCGCTCTGGTCGATCGGCAGCCAGCGGACGCCGATGGCGCGGCTCGGCATGCGCTTCTGGCTCTCATCCATCGGGCGATAGAGGATTGCCGTTGCGTAGGCGCCGGGGCCCCACTCGCCGGAGATTGGGATTTCAACCTCACCGCCGCCCTTGGCGATGTCGACTTCCTTCATCAGGTGGAGGCCGGTGCCGAGCACCGAGACCAGCGCCTTGCCACCGAGCTTTGAAGCGATGCGCAGCTTCGCGGTCTCGCCGGATTTGTAGCTGTTCTTATCAAGCGCGACGTCGAGCTGTTCGGGGCTATCGACGTTTTCGCCTGCCGTGTACCAGCCGGCGTTGAAGAGCACACTCGAAGCCGGGCCGTCCGCATCGTTGGAGGCGACGTCGAGGCGATAGCGTCCCCACTGGATGGGTTGCGAAATTTTCGCGGCGCCATCGGCGGTGACGGCGAGAGCGCCGCTGCCGATCTTACGCTTCACGGTGACGGCTTCGTATGTCCACGATCCGTCGCGGCGATACCACTGCCAGTTCGTGTCGAGGCGCGTCAGCGTCCAAGTGAGATTGCTGTTGGCTTCAGGTTTGCCGTCGGCGCCCAGAAGCACGACGTTGAAATCGGCGTTCTGGTCCTCGGCGGCGGTGAAGTTTTCGAACAGCGGCTTAATGCCGATGCGTTCGAGTTTCAGATCGACCGGCAACGTGATGTTGCGCTCGATGGTGCGGCCGCCGTCTTCGCGGAGCTTGACGGTGATCGCGGCTTCAAGCGGCTTCGGCGTCTTCGGCATTTGCGGCAGGACGATCGGGATGGCGGCTTTGCCGTCCTTGTCCATCGCAAGGCTCGCCTCGAGCGGCTGGCGCGCGGGGTTCACGAGTTCATCGGCCTGTCCGAAGACGTAACCGGCGAAGCCAGGCACGTCTTTGTTCGAGGCTTTGACGACGACTTCGCCTTCGATGCCGAGGCCGGCGGCCGGCGGTCCGTAGAGGTAGCGGCCATCGGCATTGATCGTTTGATTTTCGTCGGGCGTCAGAGCCGAAATGTTCGCCGAGAGCGTCATGTCGAGGCGTTCGGGCACGAAGTCTTCGACGAGAAAGCTCTTCTCCGCGATCGCTTCGGCCTTGGGGTCTGTGTAGAGCCGAAGACGCCAGGTTCCGGTCATTGCGGCTTTTGCGAGCGGCACGGCGAGCGCGCGGCCGCCAAGGCCCTGATCATTCATCACGAGACGCGTCTGCTCGACGCCGTCGGGCCGGAAGAGCATCAGCGTCGTCGGCACGGCGGACGATTTGCCGAACTGGTCGCGAACGAGCGCGGTGACGTTGACTTCCTCGCCGCCGCGGTAGACGCCGCGTTCGGTGTAGACGTACGCATCGACGGGGCCAGACGGGTCGCGGCCTTGGACGCCGCGGTCAGACAGATCGAAGGCGTTGAGCGTCAGGTCGAGGAAGGCGTATTCCCCCTCGCCCTTCTGCGCGACGATGATCGCGGGCGCGGTTCCGCCCTCGCCTTTCGTTATCGCCGCGTCGAACTTTGCATAGCCGCGATCATCGGTCGTCGCGGTTGCGAGCACTTCGTTGTTGCGGGCGATGAGCTTGACCGACGTTCCAGCGACCACGGTTGCTTCCGTCAGCGAGCGAACGAGCGCGTGGACGCCGTCATTGCCGGTGAACGCGGTGAGGCCGAGATCAGAGACGATGAACCACTGCGTCGCGCGTTCGTAGCTTTCTTCCTTCTGCTTTTCGGTCGGCTTCGCCACCATGACGTAGACGCCGGGCTCGAGCTTCCCTGTCGCGTCGGTGACGGGGACGGCGGTCGACACCTCCTCGTTGAGCTTCGACGTTATGTCCATCTGGCCCTGGTAGACCTTGATGCCGGACCGATCGCGGATGTTGTCGACGTCGTAGCTCGAAAGCTGACGCTGCATGTCGCCGGATTGAAGCGTCGTCGCCAAGCTGCGGTCGCCGATACGGTAGACTTCGACGTCGATCTTGTTCGTGTTGATCGTGGTGACGGGGATGCCCTGCTGTCCGCGTGACGGCAGCACGTAGGCCTTGCCGCTGAAGCGGACGAACGCGGAGCGATCCGGCACGTAGACTGCAATGTTCGCGGTTTTCAGCAACGTTTCGCCAATGTCGGAGGGGAGGCCCGCGCGGATTTGCACTTCATAGCGCTCTCCGTGCTTCAGACCTTCGAGGCAAAGCTGCTTGCCTTCCTGGACGAGGTTCTGCGGATCCTTGCCGCCGACGGAGATGAATTTGGCAACGTCCGTCTGCGTGCGCGAAAGATCTTCCGAGAACTGGAGGCACAGACGCGGTGGCGTTGCCTCGTTGTCGGTTTTGTAGTCCGTCATGCGGAAACCGTACTCGCCACGGAGGCGGTCATACATTTCGCGCGTCGTCTGATCGTCGGCGAGCGTGAGGCTGAGGCTCAGCGCGTCGATTGCCGGGCGCCAGTATGAGCGGGTTTCAAGCGTTCGGCCGAGTACATAAAGAGCGTGCGCCTTTTGCGCGTCGTCGGTCGCGCGCTGATAGCCGCGGTAGGCGGCGCCCGAAGCGTAGATCGGCAGGTCGTAACGTTCGCCGCCCTTGTCGGGATCGGGCTTGATCGCGAGCAAGGCTTCGGCGAGGCGAGTCCAGGCGGCTGAATCTTTTTCATCGATGGCGACTGCGTTGGCGAGGCTTCTCGACGCCGCCCTCGGGTCGGTTGCGAAAACTTTTTCCGCTTCGGACTTCAGCGCGGCCGGTGATTTACCGTCCGGCTTCCAATTGGCCTTGAGATAGGTTTCGTAGCGTTTCGCATCCGCCGCAATTCCTGCGTGCAGGAAGGGTTTCTCGGTGGCGCTGGCGTTTGAGAGCGTGGCCAGCATGAGAGCGAAAAACACAGCAAGGCGCGCGATGACGTGCATGGGGTGGCATCCTGTTTGAGTGCCTGGCGATCGTAGCTTCGTTCGGCACACGATTGGCGCCCGGAACTTAGCCCGGGCGGAGTATCGCTAATCGGCGAGTGTTTCAAAAGCCCAACAGGGGCCAAGGGCCGAAGCGCGGCGGCAAATTCGGAAATGCCGCCCCTTGCGCGTTCTTGCGGCCTTTTTCTCCGCATGCACGTGCGAAGCCTATCACGGCGCGAAAAGGCGGGGATAAGTTGTTTGGCGGGGAAGTCGAGACCGCCCGGGATGGCGGATGTTGGGACGTGTCACGCAGCAAAAAATGCAATGTCATCCTCGGGCTTGTCCCGAGGATCCATTAAGCAGCAACTTGTGCTGACCGATGGATCCTCGGCCTGAAGCCGATGATGACAAAGCGTGTTCTTGGATTCGGGACGTCTGCGCTAGTGGCGCGGGTTGCGAGTCAGCCCGTTCTGATCAGCAGATTGCCCGGCGATGATCTCCGGCGCGACGCTTGACGCCAGAGGCTTCAACGGGCGGCCGCGCACCCACAATTTTTCGAAGGACGCGCTGGCGAATACGCCGGTGGCGGCATCGTCGGCGTGATAGATTTCGAAGGCATCGCGTTTCGTCGGATCGCGGCGAAGGCAATCGCCGATCCAGACGCGGCTCTCACGAACGACGAGCTGTTCGTGCGCGGGGCCGAAACTGTGGTCGGCGAGAACGCGGAATTCGGCGTGCGGAATATCCAGCACCGATGTCGCCGCCGGTTCTTCGGCGTTCGTATCGCAGATCAGGATCCGGATGCGGGTGTCGTCGATCCGGCCTTCCGACCACGCGGCGCAAAGCGCGCGTGCGACCGGGCTGTCGGGATTGCGAACAAAAACAGTCAAGCACTTATGGTCTGCCGGGCCTTCTTCGCGGGGTGCCAGACCATCCCCAATGAAGTCCTTGAGGCGTGCTTCCTTATCCGTTCGAGCTACCATCATGAGCCCCGAAGGTGAAGCGATGCGCATTTATGATTTCCTATCTTGAGCCGACAAAATTCGGAAGTTCGAACTGCCCCCCGCTGGGCATTCGGCGGCCCCATTAAGCCAAGAAGAATGTTAAACAAGCGTTGCCGGTCGGTTCGATTTAAGGCGAACGGCGTTATCCTTTTTTCTTTCCAAGTGTTTTTCATTCTGCAGCCGGTGGTGCGATTCGGCGGATAAGTGCTCTATCGCCTTCAG includes:
- a CDS encoding poly(3-hydroxybutyrate) depolymerase, which produces MRRHRAAIRKFALMVAMTAVPLASGGCNESAKKAASDRPLPALGAKIDETSVSGISSGAYMAGQFQMAHAKRVAGAAIIAGGPYGCSESVFAGTMPGAGTAILNLSKAVNGCMLDLLGVWGVSDPQDLAAKAKERADKGEIDPIADVVNDRVYLFTGTSDRTVAPSIVRHAAAFYEKLGVPQTNIDLVSNLPAGHAFITDNEGNACGVSASPYIDNCNYDQAGALLKHIYGNLAPRAATPGGEFIDFDQRPFFPSDDSAGLAETGVVYIPKSCKDTAGCRVHIAFHGCAQNREAVGDAFVKESGFARWADTNRFIVLFPQIANSPINPQGCWDWWGYTGPQYLTRDAPQIAAVNRMLDALQAPGGGA
- the pbpC gene encoding penicillin-binding protein 1C yields the protein MIATGGAYGLYVKAFADAGPLPLEQAKAVSVTVIDRDDRLLRAFTTTEGKWRLPVDPKDVDQHYLKMLFAFEDKRFYTHHGVDPKAVTRAVLQMMRHGRLVSGGSTLTMQVARLLDGKHERTAGGKLRQMARAIELERALSKTEILKLYLRLAPFGGNLEGVRAASLAYFGKEPRRLSLGECALLVALPQSPEMRRLDRNPEAARRARDRVLTRAVAANVITVAEAERAKAERIPSIRFAFPMLAPHLSETEVAAHPTENVIKLTLERNLQSNLERLAVEHARTIGDNVSTAIIVADHQTGEILAEVGSADYMDRTRHGAVDMATAVRSPGSTLKPFIYGLAFEAGLAHPQTLIEDRPVRFGNYSPKNFDEGYHGTVSIREALEQSLNVPAVRVLARVGPGKLAGRFRRAGVTARFPDKSEPTLAMALGGTGLTLEELTALYAGLARGGDGITLTHRYDQRGKIWGATHVKPLVNAHRLMSPLAAWYVTDILKDAPPPLNAKGGRFAYKTGTSYGYRDAWAIGYDGRYVIAVWVGRPDNSSIPGLMGRSAAAPILFDAFERVPGSRVPLQGAPANVIRGTNADLPAPLKRWRDPGDDPAGGKYLQPPVLISFPPDQSEIAETDLDGEPLVLKADGGALPLTWLVDGKPIQSDAHTREAAWQPTGAGFAKLTVIDANGRTDRAFIRLR
- a CDS encoding protein-L-isoaspartate O-methyltransferase, producing MELAELRRVFARQMLALADVWNNQRLEDAFANVPREKFLGRGRWHILTPWSLQNYANNGDPALVYQDVVIALDEERGVNNGSPSLHARWLDEVSAGPGDRVAHIGAGTGYYSAIISEIVGPEGHVIAVEYDADCAARTRENLSGRRNVDVVHGNGCDWPKDEVDIVYVNFAIPRPADPWIENLKPGGRLIFPLGVPSTTRSHGRSLNGVTIMATRLEEGYAAASSYPVSFVFAEGLTLAPGEEEIRNLYQSLKRGGWEGIKSLVWKQAADSAECWYVGSDWALSYNAITS
- a CDS encoding alpha-2-macroglobulin yields the protein MHVIARLAVFFALMLATLSNASATEKPFLHAGIAADAKRYETYLKANWKPDGKSPAALKSEAEKVFATDPRAASRSLANAVAIDEKDSAAWTRLAEALLAIKPDPDKGGERYDLPIYASGAAYRGYQRATDDAQKAHALYVLGRTLETRSYWRPAIDALSLSLTLADDQTTREMYDRLRGEYGFRMTDYKTDNEATPPRLCLQFSEDLSRTQTDVAKFISVGGKDPQNLVQEGKQLCLEGLKHGERYEVQIRAGLPSDIGETLLKTANIAVYVPDRSAFVRFSGKAYVLPSRGQQGIPVTTINTNKIDVEVYRIGDRSLATTLQSGDMQRQLSSYDVDNIRDRSGIKVYQGQMDITSKLNEEVSTAVPVTDATGKLEPGVYVMVAKPTEKQKEESYERATQWFIVSDLGLTAFTGNDGVHALVRSLTEATVVAGTSVKLIARNNEVLATATTDDRGYAKFDAAITKGEGGTAPAIIVAQKGEGEYAFLDLTLNAFDLSDRGVQGRDPSGPVDAYVYTERGVYRGGEEVNVTALVRDQFGKSSAVPTTLMLFRPDGVEQTRLVMNDQGLGGRALAVPLAKAAMTGTWRLRLYTDPKAEAIAEKSFLVEDFVPERLDMTLSANISALTPDENQTINADGRYLYGPPAAGLGIEGEVVVKASNKDVPGFAGYVFGQADELVNPARQPLEASLAMDKDGKAAIPIVLPQMPKTPKPLEAAITVKLREDGGRTIERNITLPVDLKLERIGIKPLFENFTAAEDQNADFNVVLLGADGKPEANSNLTWTLTRLDTNWQWYRRDGSWTYEAVTVKRKIGSGALAVTADGAAKISQPIQWGRYRLDVASNDADGPASSVLFNAGWYTAGENVDSPEQLDVALDKNSYKSGETAKLRIASKLGGKALVSVLGTGLHLMKEVDIAKGGGEVEIPISGEWGPGAYATAILYRPMDESQKRMPSRAIGVRWLPIDQSGKHLKVAVTLPEKVKSGSTFTVPLKVEGLSPGEDARVVVAAVDLGILNLTRYETPAPEKYFSEQQKLSFEIRDFYGKLIDGMRADRGKLRSGGDGGAALQGNPTVETVVSLFSGLVRVKEDGTASVDFELPDFNGTVRVMAVAWSKDKVGHGSGDLIVRDAVALTVAVPRFMTLGDEMNLGFSIHNVDGPAAAYKLALFKKDGDDTNETLTEIADKSADLKGGERTLQRIAFKPADIGSLTLKAVVTGPNDIRVKREMTFEVLPPARDIKRTTISSLKPGGKLQVTRDLAQDLIPSRTRINLSVGPAARLDVPTLLAQLDRYPYGCAEQTVSRAMPLVVANALAAQIGLAEDKALKERVQGAIARVFDMQDSTGAFGVWGPSSTDLWLTAYVTDFLTRAKEAKYDVPREGFNRALDKLQNFIAYASDFEKGGEDRAYALYVLARNGRAPVGDLRYYADERIERFSTPLAKAQVGAALAMMGDKERAERVFAAALAAMPDKPDSGYRSDYGSTLRDGAALVTLAAETGIARDAQPKLATVIAKAYETRSYTSTQEQAWMLLAAKAVNDEVKATTLSIDGKPVNGPLLKGLKPAELKDGTLTITNNGDTAVDAVISVIGAALTPEPPASKGFKIERQAYALDGKKVDLASLNGGKTEVKQNDRFVITVKVTSDEPAGRVMVVDRLPAGFEIENPHLVDSGAIAGLSWLKSTADPEHTEFRDDRFVAAFNFANVRTSSDTSNGDNGSSVEGVDQNSVETRDDGSVVLPDGTAQKKPQAVTATLAYIVRAVNPGTFVHPAATVEDMYRPERYARSAAGQLTVSAKE